Proteins encoded within one genomic window of Camelina sativa cultivar DH55 chromosome 19, Cs, whole genome shotgun sequence:
- the LOC109124908 gene encoding serine carboxypeptidase-like 7 isoform X3 translates to MANDYVSSSVLLLLLILSIFFYGHRTDSASVVEFLPGLDGPLPFELETGYIGVGEEEEVQLFYYFIKSERNPKEDPLLLWLSGGPGCSSISGLLYENGPLTVKFEVYNGTLPSLVSTTYSWTKVSSIIYLDQPVGTGFSYSKTQLVNKPSDSGEAKRIHEFLHKWLGKHQEFLPNPFYVTGDSYSGNVIPALVQEISKGNYLCCKPPINLQGYVLGNPLTESEIDSNHRIPYAHGMALISDELYESMKRICKGEYNNVDPRNTECLKLVEEFEKCIDRINESHIIAPDCEENHETPPDCYEYRYLLTTYWANYESVHRALHVNKGNGSYFNYNLFLLKGYFRIQDFFEVFFWMNSGDHDMRVPFLGTQAWIRSLNYSLTDDWRPWMIGDQIAGYTRTYANKMTFATIKGGGHTPEYKPEESSIMFQRWISGQPL, encoded by the exons ATGGCTAACGACTACGTTTCCTCCTctgttctgcttcttcttcttattctctctatcttcttctacGGTCATCGTACTGATTCTGCCTCCGTCGTCGAGTTTCTTCCTGGTCTTGATGGTCCTCTTCCTTTTGAGCTCGAAACCGGG TATATTGGTGTTGGCGAGGAAGAGGAAGTGCAACTGTTTTACTATTTCATCAAGTCTGAGAGGAATCCAAAAGAAGATCCTCTTCTTCTGTGGTTAAGTGGAGGACCTGGCTGCTCTTCTATCTCTGGTCTTCTTTATGAGAATG GGCCTCTGACTGTGAAGTTTGAGGTTTACAATGGAACTCTTCCTTCCTTGGTCTCTACAACATATTCATGGACTAAG GTTTCGAGTATAATATATTTGGATCAGCCTGTTGGAACTGGCTTCTCCTACTCAAAAACTCAACTTGTTAATAAACCCAGTGATTCAGGAGAAGCCAAGAGGATCCATGAGTTTCTTCACAAG TGGCTAGGTAAGCATCAAGAGTTTCTCCCCAACCCATTCTATGTCACTGGAGATTCTTATTCCGGTAATGTCATCCCGGCACTCGTTCAAGAAATCTCAAAAG GAAATTATTTATGTTGCAAGCCTCCAATAAATCTTCAG GGCTATGTTCTTGGAAACCCATTAACAGAAAGTGAAATTGATTCGAACCATCGCATTCCATATGCTCATGGAATGGCACTGATCTCAGATGAACTCTATGAG TCCATGAAGAGAATCTGCAAAGGAGAATATAATAATGTTGATCCACGTAACACAGAATGCTTGAAACTCGTGGAAGAATTTGAAAAG TGCATTGATAGAATAAACGAATCACATATAATAGCGCCAGACTGTGAAGAGAATCACGAGACACCTCCTGATTGCTAT GAGTATCGGTATTTGTTAACAACCTACTGGGCCAATTATGAGAGTGTGCATAGAGCTCTTCATGTCAATAAG GGGAATGG GTCATATTTTAACTACAACCTCTTCCTGTTGAAGGGGTACTTCAGGATTCAAGActtttttgaggtttttttttggatgaacAGTGGTGACCACGACATGAGGGTGCCTTTTCTTGGAACGCAAGCTTGGATTAGGTCTCTTAATTATTCTCTCACTGATGACTGGAGACCTTGGATGATAGGCGATCAAATCGCGGG ATACACGAGGACTTATGCCAATAAGATGACATTTGCTACAATCAAA GGAGGAGGACACACACCAGAGTACAAACCAGAGGAGAGTTCTATCATGTTCCAAAGGTGGATTAGTGGACAGCCTCTCTAA
- the LOC109124908 gene encoding serine carboxypeptidase-like 7 isoform X2, with product MANDYVSSSVLLLLLILSIFFYGHRTDSASVVEFLPGLDGPLPFELETGYIGVGEEEEVQLFYYFIKSERNPKEDPLLLWLSGGPGCSSISGLLYENGPLTVKFEVYNGTLPSLVSTTYSWTKVSSIIYLDQPVGTGFSYSKTQLVNKPSDSGEAKRIHEFLHKWLGKHQEFLPNPFYVTGDSYSGNVIPALVQEISKGNYLCCKPPINLQGYVLGNPLTESEIDSNHRIPYAHGMALISDELYESMKRICKGEYNNVDPRNTECLKLVEEFEKCIDRINESHIIAPDCEENHETPPDCYEYRYLLTTYWANYESVHRALHVNKGSIGEWVRCHWGIPYTYDITSSVPYHMNNSIDGYPSLIFSGDHDMRVPFLGTQAWIRSLNYSLTDDWRPWMIGDQIAGYTRTYANKMTFATIKGGGHTPEYKPEESSIMFQRWISGQPL from the exons ATGGCTAACGACTACGTTTCCTCCTctgttctgcttcttcttcttattctctctatcttcttctacGGTCATCGTACTGATTCTGCCTCCGTCGTCGAGTTTCTTCCTGGTCTTGATGGTCCTCTTCCTTTTGAGCTCGAAACCGGG TATATTGGTGTTGGCGAGGAAGAGGAAGTGCAACTGTTTTACTATTTCATCAAGTCTGAGAGGAATCCAAAAGAAGATCCTCTTCTTCTGTGGTTAAGTGGAGGACCTGGCTGCTCTTCTATCTCTGGTCTTCTTTATGAGAATG GGCCTCTGACTGTGAAGTTTGAGGTTTACAATGGAACTCTTCCTTCCTTGGTCTCTACAACATATTCATGGACTAAG GTTTCGAGTATAATATATTTGGATCAGCCTGTTGGAACTGGCTTCTCCTACTCAAAAACTCAACTTGTTAATAAACCCAGTGATTCAGGAGAAGCCAAGAGGATCCATGAGTTTCTTCACAAG TGGCTAGGTAAGCATCAAGAGTTTCTCCCCAACCCATTCTATGTCACTGGAGATTCTTATTCCGGTAATGTCATCCCGGCACTCGTTCAAGAAATCTCAAAAG GAAATTATTTATGTTGCAAGCCTCCAATAAATCTTCAG GGCTATGTTCTTGGAAACCCATTAACAGAAAGTGAAATTGATTCGAACCATCGCATTCCATATGCTCATGGAATGGCACTGATCTCAGATGAACTCTATGAG TCCATGAAGAGAATCTGCAAAGGAGAATATAATAATGTTGATCCACGTAACACAGAATGCTTGAAACTCGTGGAAGAATTTGAAAAG TGCATTGATAGAATAAACGAATCACATATAATAGCGCCAGACTGTGAAGAGAATCACGAGACACCTCCTGATTGCTAT GAGTATCGGTATTTGTTAACAACCTACTGGGCCAATTATGAGAGTGTGCATAGAGCTCTTCATGTCAATAAG GGGAGTATAGGGGAATGGGTACGTTGTCACTGGGGCATACCTTACACTTATGACATTACAAGCAGTGTACCGTACCATATGAATAACAGCATCGATGGCTATCCTTCTCTCATCTTCAG TGGTGACCACGACATGAGGGTGCCTTTTCTTGGAACGCAAGCTTGGATTAGGTCTCTTAATTATTCTCTCACTGATGACTGGAGACCTTGGATGATAGGCGATCAAATCGCGGG ATACACGAGGACTTATGCCAATAAGATGACATTTGCTACAATCAAA GGAGGAGGACACACACCAGAGTACAAACCAGAGGAGAGTTCTATCATGTTCCAAAGGTGGATTAGTGGACAGCCTCTCTAA
- the LOC109124908 gene encoding serine carboxypeptidase-like 7 isoform X1, giving the protein MANDYVSSSVLLLLLILSIFFYGHRTDSASVVEFLPGLDGPLPFELETGYIGVGEEEEVQLFYYFIKSERNPKEDPLLLWLSGGPGCSSISGLLYENGPLTVKFEVYNGTLPSLVSTTYSWTKVSSIIYLDQPVGTGFSYSKTQLVNKPSDSGEAKRIHEFLHKWLGKHQEFLPNPFYVTGDSYSGNVIPALVQEISKGNYLCCKPPINLQGYVLGNPLTESEIDSNHRIPYAHGMALISDELYESMKRICKGEYNNVDPRNTECLKLVEEFEKCIDRINESHIIAPDCEENHETPPDCYEYRYLLTTYWANYESVHRALHVNKGSIGEWVRCHWGIPYTYDITSSVPYHMNNSIDGYPSLIFRSYFNYNLFLLKGYFRIQDFFEVFFWMNSGDHDMRVPFLGTQAWIRSLNYSLTDDWRPWMIGDQIAGYTRTYANKMTFATIKGGGHTPEYKPEESSIMFQRWISGQPL; this is encoded by the exons ATGGCTAACGACTACGTTTCCTCCTctgttctgcttcttcttcttattctctctatcttcttctacGGTCATCGTACTGATTCTGCCTCCGTCGTCGAGTTTCTTCCTGGTCTTGATGGTCCTCTTCCTTTTGAGCTCGAAACCGGG TATATTGGTGTTGGCGAGGAAGAGGAAGTGCAACTGTTTTACTATTTCATCAAGTCTGAGAGGAATCCAAAAGAAGATCCTCTTCTTCTGTGGTTAAGTGGAGGACCTGGCTGCTCTTCTATCTCTGGTCTTCTTTATGAGAATG GGCCTCTGACTGTGAAGTTTGAGGTTTACAATGGAACTCTTCCTTCCTTGGTCTCTACAACATATTCATGGACTAAG GTTTCGAGTATAATATATTTGGATCAGCCTGTTGGAACTGGCTTCTCCTACTCAAAAACTCAACTTGTTAATAAACCCAGTGATTCAGGAGAAGCCAAGAGGATCCATGAGTTTCTTCACAAG TGGCTAGGTAAGCATCAAGAGTTTCTCCCCAACCCATTCTATGTCACTGGAGATTCTTATTCCGGTAATGTCATCCCGGCACTCGTTCAAGAAATCTCAAAAG GAAATTATTTATGTTGCAAGCCTCCAATAAATCTTCAG GGCTATGTTCTTGGAAACCCATTAACAGAAAGTGAAATTGATTCGAACCATCGCATTCCATATGCTCATGGAATGGCACTGATCTCAGATGAACTCTATGAG TCCATGAAGAGAATCTGCAAAGGAGAATATAATAATGTTGATCCACGTAACACAGAATGCTTGAAACTCGTGGAAGAATTTGAAAAG TGCATTGATAGAATAAACGAATCACATATAATAGCGCCAGACTGTGAAGAGAATCACGAGACACCTCCTGATTGCTAT GAGTATCGGTATTTGTTAACAACCTACTGGGCCAATTATGAGAGTGTGCATAGAGCTCTTCATGTCAATAAG GGGAGTATAGGGGAATGGGTACGTTGTCACTGGGGCATACCTTACACTTATGACATTACAAGCAGTGTACCGTACCATATGAATAACAGCATCGATGGCTATCCTTCTCTCATCTTCAGGTCATATTTTAACTACAACCTCTTCCTGTTGAAGGGGTACTTCAGGATTCAAGActtttttgaggtttttttttggatgaacAGTGGTGACCACGACATGAGGGTGCCTTTTCTTGGAACGCAAGCTTGGATTAGGTCTCTTAATTATTCTCTCACTGATGACTGGAGACCTTGGATGATAGGCGATCAAATCGCGGG ATACACGAGGACTTATGCCAATAAGATGACATTTGCTACAATCAAA GGAGGAGGACACACACCAGAGTACAAACCAGAGGAGAGTTCTATCATGTTCCAAAGGTGGATTAGTGGACAGCCTCTCTAA
- the LOC109124908 gene encoding serine carboxypeptidase-like 7 isoform X5, whose protein sequence is MANDYVSSSVLLLLLILSIFFYGHRTDSASVVEFLPGLDGPLPFELETGYIGVGEEEEVQLFYYFIKSERNPKEDPLLLWLSGGPGCSSISGLLYENGPLTVKFEVYNGTLPSLVSTTYSWTKVSSIIYLDQPVGTGFSYSKTQLVNKPSDSGEAKRIHEFLHKWLGKHQEFLPNPFYVTGDSYSGNVIPALVQEISKGNYLCCKPPINLQGYVLGNPLTESEIDSNHRIPYAHGMALISDELYESMKRICKGEYNNVDPRNTECLKLVEEFEKCIDRINESHIIAPDCEENHETPPDCYEYRYLLTTYWANYESVHRALHVNKGNGYVVTGAYLTLMTLQAVYRTI, encoded by the exons ATGGCTAACGACTACGTTTCCTCCTctgttctgcttcttcttcttattctctctatcttcttctacGGTCATCGTACTGATTCTGCCTCCGTCGTCGAGTTTCTTCCTGGTCTTGATGGTCCTCTTCCTTTTGAGCTCGAAACCGGG TATATTGGTGTTGGCGAGGAAGAGGAAGTGCAACTGTTTTACTATTTCATCAAGTCTGAGAGGAATCCAAAAGAAGATCCTCTTCTTCTGTGGTTAAGTGGAGGACCTGGCTGCTCTTCTATCTCTGGTCTTCTTTATGAGAATG GGCCTCTGACTGTGAAGTTTGAGGTTTACAATGGAACTCTTCCTTCCTTGGTCTCTACAACATATTCATGGACTAAG GTTTCGAGTATAATATATTTGGATCAGCCTGTTGGAACTGGCTTCTCCTACTCAAAAACTCAACTTGTTAATAAACCCAGTGATTCAGGAGAAGCCAAGAGGATCCATGAGTTTCTTCACAAG TGGCTAGGTAAGCATCAAGAGTTTCTCCCCAACCCATTCTATGTCACTGGAGATTCTTATTCCGGTAATGTCATCCCGGCACTCGTTCAAGAAATCTCAAAAG GAAATTATTTATGTTGCAAGCCTCCAATAAATCTTCAG GGCTATGTTCTTGGAAACCCATTAACAGAAAGTGAAATTGATTCGAACCATCGCATTCCATATGCTCATGGAATGGCACTGATCTCAGATGAACTCTATGAG TCCATGAAGAGAATCTGCAAAGGAGAATATAATAATGTTGATCCACGTAACACAGAATGCTTGAAACTCGTGGAAGAATTTGAAAAG TGCATTGATAGAATAAACGAATCACATATAATAGCGCCAGACTGTGAAGAGAATCACGAGACACCTCCTGATTGCTAT GAGTATCGGTATTTGTTAACAACCTACTGGGCCAATTATGAGAGTGTGCATAGAGCTCTTCATGTCAATAAG GGGAATGGGTACGTTGTCACTGGGGCATACCTTACACTTATGACATTACAAGCAGTGTACCGTACCATATGA
- the LOC109124908 gene encoding serine carboxypeptidase-like 7 isoform X7, whose translation MANDYVSSSVLLLLLILSIFFYGHRTDSASVVEFLPGLDGPLPFELETGYIGVGEEEEVQLFYYFIKSERNPKEDPLLLWLSGGPGCSSISGLLYENGPLTVKFEVYNGTLPSLVSTTYSWTKVSSIIYLDQPVGTGFSYSKTQLVNKPSDSGEAKRIHEFLHKWLGKHQEFLPNPFYVTGDSYSGNVIPALVQEISKGNYLCCKPPINLQGYVLGNPLTESEIDSNHRIPYAHGMALISDELYESMKRICKGEYNNVDPRNTECLKLVEEFEKCIDRINESHIIAPDCEENHETPPDCYEYRYLLTTYWANYESVHRALHVNKVIF comes from the exons ATGGCTAACGACTACGTTTCCTCCTctgttctgcttcttcttcttattctctctatcttcttctacGGTCATCGTACTGATTCTGCCTCCGTCGTCGAGTTTCTTCCTGGTCTTGATGGTCCTCTTCCTTTTGAGCTCGAAACCGGG TATATTGGTGTTGGCGAGGAAGAGGAAGTGCAACTGTTTTACTATTTCATCAAGTCTGAGAGGAATCCAAAAGAAGATCCTCTTCTTCTGTGGTTAAGTGGAGGACCTGGCTGCTCTTCTATCTCTGGTCTTCTTTATGAGAATG GGCCTCTGACTGTGAAGTTTGAGGTTTACAATGGAACTCTTCCTTCCTTGGTCTCTACAACATATTCATGGACTAAG GTTTCGAGTATAATATATTTGGATCAGCCTGTTGGAACTGGCTTCTCCTACTCAAAAACTCAACTTGTTAATAAACCCAGTGATTCAGGAGAAGCCAAGAGGATCCATGAGTTTCTTCACAAG TGGCTAGGTAAGCATCAAGAGTTTCTCCCCAACCCATTCTATGTCACTGGAGATTCTTATTCCGGTAATGTCATCCCGGCACTCGTTCAAGAAATCTCAAAAG GAAATTATTTATGTTGCAAGCCTCCAATAAATCTTCAG GGCTATGTTCTTGGAAACCCATTAACAGAAAGTGAAATTGATTCGAACCATCGCATTCCATATGCTCATGGAATGGCACTGATCTCAGATGAACTCTATGAG TCCATGAAGAGAATCTGCAAAGGAGAATATAATAATGTTGATCCACGTAACACAGAATGCTTGAAACTCGTGGAAGAATTTGAAAAG TGCATTGATAGAATAAACGAATCACATATAATAGCGCCAGACTGTGAAGAGAATCACGAGACACCTCCTGATTGCTAT GAGTATCGGTATTTGTTAACAACCTACTGGGCCAATTATGAGAGTGTGCATAGAGCTCTTCATGTCAATAAG GTCATATTTTAA
- the LOC109124908 gene encoding serine carboxypeptidase-like 7 isoform X6 — MANDYVSSSVLLLLLILSIFFYGHRTDSASVVEFLPGLDGPLPFELETGYIGVGEEEEVQLFYYFIKSERNPKEDPLLLWLSGGPGCSSISGLLYENGPLTVKFEVYNGTLPSLVSTTYSWTKVSSIIYLDQPVGTGFSYSKTQLVNKPSDSGEAKRIHEFLHKWLGKHQEFLPNPFYVTGDSYSGNVIPALVQEISKGNYLCCKPPINLQGYVLGNPLTESEIDSNHRIPYAHGMALISDELYESMKRICKGEYNNVDPRNTECLKLVEEFEKCIDRINESHIIAPDCEENHETPPDCYEYRYLLTTYWANYESVHRALHVNKGSIGEWVIF; from the exons ATGGCTAACGACTACGTTTCCTCCTctgttctgcttcttcttcttattctctctatcttcttctacGGTCATCGTACTGATTCTGCCTCCGTCGTCGAGTTTCTTCCTGGTCTTGATGGTCCTCTTCCTTTTGAGCTCGAAACCGGG TATATTGGTGTTGGCGAGGAAGAGGAAGTGCAACTGTTTTACTATTTCATCAAGTCTGAGAGGAATCCAAAAGAAGATCCTCTTCTTCTGTGGTTAAGTGGAGGACCTGGCTGCTCTTCTATCTCTGGTCTTCTTTATGAGAATG GGCCTCTGACTGTGAAGTTTGAGGTTTACAATGGAACTCTTCCTTCCTTGGTCTCTACAACATATTCATGGACTAAG GTTTCGAGTATAATATATTTGGATCAGCCTGTTGGAACTGGCTTCTCCTACTCAAAAACTCAACTTGTTAATAAACCCAGTGATTCAGGAGAAGCCAAGAGGATCCATGAGTTTCTTCACAAG TGGCTAGGTAAGCATCAAGAGTTTCTCCCCAACCCATTCTATGTCACTGGAGATTCTTATTCCGGTAATGTCATCCCGGCACTCGTTCAAGAAATCTCAAAAG GAAATTATTTATGTTGCAAGCCTCCAATAAATCTTCAG GGCTATGTTCTTGGAAACCCATTAACAGAAAGTGAAATTGATTCGAACCATCGCATTCCATATGCTCATGGAATGGCACTGATCTCAGATGAACTCTATGAG TCCATGAAGAGAATCTGCAAAGGAGAATATAATAATGTTGATCCACGTAACACAGAATGCTTGAAACTCGTGGAAGAATTTGAAAAG TGCATTGATAGAATAAACGAATCACATATAATAGCGCCAGACTGTGAAGAGAATCACGAGACACCTCCTGATTGCTAT GAGTATCGGTATTTGTTAACAACCTACTGGGCCAATTATGAGAGTGTGCATAGAGCTCTTCATGTCAATAAG GGGAGTATAGGGGAATGG GTCATATTTTAA
- the LOC109124908 gene encoding serine carboxypeptidase-like 7 isoform X4 yields the protein MFESGPLTVKFEVYNGTLPSLVSTTYSWTKVSSIIYLDQPVGTGFSYSKTQLVNKPSDSGEAKRIHEFLHKWLGKHQEFLPNPFYVTGDSYSGNVIPALVQEISKGNYLCCKPPINLQGYVLGNPLTESEIDSNHRIPYAHGMALISDELYESMKRICKGEYNNVDPRNTECLKLVEEFEKCIDRINESHIIAPDCEENHETPPDCYEYRYLLTTYWANYESVHRALHVNKGSIGEWVRCHWGIPYTYDITSSVPYHMNNSIDGYPSLIFRSYFNYNLFLLKGYFRIQDFFEVFFWMNSGDHDMRVPFLGTQAWIRSLNYSLTDDWRPWMIGDQIAGYTRTYANKMTFATIKGGGHTPEYKPEESSIMFQRWISGQPL from the exons ATGTTTGAATCAGGGCCTCTGACTGTGAAGTTTGAGGTTTACAATGGAACTCTTCCTTCCTTGGTCTCTACAACATATTCATGGACTAAG GTTTCGAGTATAATATATTTGGATCAGCCTGTTGGAACTGGCTTCTCCTACTCAAAAACTCAACTTGTTAATAAACCCAGTGATTCAGGAGAAGCCAAGAGGATCCATGAGTTTCTTCACAAG TGGCTAGGTAAGCATCAAGAGTTTCTCCCCAACCCATTCTATGTCACTGGAGATTCTTATTCCGGTAATGTCATCCCGGCACTCGTTCAAGAAATCTCAAAAG GAAATTATTTATGTTGCAAGCCTCCAATAAATCTTCAG GGCTATGTTCTTGGAAACCCATTAACAGAAAGTGAAATTGATTCGAACCATCGCATTCCATATGCTCATGGAATGGCACTGATCTCAGATGAACTCTATGAG TCCATGAAGAGAATCTGCAAAGGAGAATATAATAATGTTGATCCACGTAACACAGAATGCTTGAAACTCGTGGAAGAATTTGAAAAG TGCATTGATAGAATAAACGAATCACATATAATAGCGCCAGACTGTGAAGAGAATCACGAGACACCTCCTGATTGCTAT GAGTATCGGTATTTGTTAACAACCTACTGGGCCAATTATGAGAGTGTGCATAGAGCTCTTCATGTCAATAAG GGGAGTATAGGGGAATGGGTACGTTGTCACTGGGGCATACCTTACACTTATGACATTACAAGCAGTGTACCGTACCATATGAATAACAGCATCGATGGCTATCCTTCTCTCATCTTCAGGTCATATTTTAACTACAACCTCTTCCTGTTGAAGGGGTACTTCAGGATTCAAGActtttttgaggtttttttttggatgaacAGTGGTGACCACGACATGAGGGTGCCTTTTCTTGGAACGCAAGCTTGGATTAGGTCTCTTAATTATTCTCTCACTGATGACTGGAGACCTTGGATGATAGGCGATCAAATCGCGGG ATACACGAGGACTTATGCCAATAAGATGACATTTGCTACAATCAAA GGAGGAGGACACACACCAGAGTACAAACCAGAGGAGAGTTCTATCATGTTCCAAAGGTGGATTAGTGGACAGCCTCTCTAA